The nucleotide sequence GCTTCTCCTGGTTCTACAGGTGGAGGGATTAAGACAACGACTTTTGCTACGCTGGTTGGAGCGGTCATGTCCCAGATTAAAGGGAAGGAAGAGGTTGTTTTTTTTGAAAGACGAATTGATTATAAATTAATCTATAAGTCTCTTACGATTATATTAAGCAGCCTATCAGTTGTTGTTATTGTAACAATGATTTTAACGATTACGGAAACAGGCAAGGGATTTTTGATGATTGTTTTTGAAGCTACGTCAGCTTTTGCCACAACAGGGCTATCGATGGGATTGACACCGGATTTAACTCCTATCGGCAAGGTGGTCATCATACTCGCCATGTTTACAGGAAGATTAGGCCCTTTAACGTTAGCAGTAGCACTTACGCTGAACCGTCAGCCTGATCGGTTCCGTTATACAGAAGAAAAAATAATGATTGGATAAGTTTATGCCATTATGCAGGAGGATTTACGGATCGTGATTAGAGAATTAATCAGCCAATGCTTTTCACGTATTGGTTCAGCACACATTCACCTTGTTTTAGATAAGAGAGAGTTTGCTCCAGGAGAAAAAGTGACTGGATACTTCTCTCTTGAAGGCGGGTGGTTTGAACAGGAAATTAAGAGGCTTGAATGTGATTTAGTCGTCACAGACAGCAAGACGCAAACGGAGCAACTGGTTGAAGGGGCTGTGACAAGACTGATGTCAAAATCAATTGTCTCCAAAGAATCAGATCAAATCCCATTCACGTTCCTGTTGCCAGCTGAATTAGATTCTT is from Bacillus sp. PK3_68 and encodes:
- a CDS encoding sporulation protein, with product MIRELISQCFSRIGSAHIHLVLDKREFAPGEKVTGYFSLEGGWFEQEIKRLECDLVVTDSKTQTEQLVEGAVTRLMSKSIVSKESDQIPFTFLLPAELDSSSDSRSYRFHTRVVFSNGAKSMEHDEIKILR